The proteins below come from a single Streptomyces tubercidicus genomic window:
- a CDS encoding VOC family protein — translation MSVRYQLVIDCADPNRQAHFWAAALGYELAPPPSGFATWDDYYRDLGLPEEALTGGADRISDPQGSGPAIWFHVVPDAKAVKSRLHIDIHASGDRTDPIETRKRRVDAEADRLMGLGALNTVVMYEEGIDHYAVGMKDPEGNEFDIN, via the coding sequence ATGTCCGTTCGCTACCAGCTGGTGATCGACTGTGCCGACCCCAACCGCCAGGCCCACTTCTGGGCCGCCGCACTGGGCTATGAACTCGCACCGCCCCCATCCGGTTTCGCCACATGGGACGACTACTACCGTGACCTGGGGCTGCCCGAAGAAGCGTTGACCGGCGGCGCGGACCGGATCAGCGACCCGCAGGGCAGTGGACCGGCCATCTGGTTCCATGTGGTCCCGGACGCGAAGGCCGTGAAGAGCCGGCTGCACATCGACATCCACGCCAGCGGCGACCGGACAGACCCGATCGAGACGCGGAAGAGGCGAGTGGACGCCGAAGCCGACCGCCTGATGGGCTTGGGCGCCCTCAACACGGTTGTCATGTACGAGGAAGGAATCGACCACTACGCGGTCGGAATGAAGGACCCCGAAGGGAACGAGTTCGACATCAACTGA
- a CDS encoding HdeD family acid-resistance protein: MTSPSGSPDPAPPSRIEPQDTPLAEGMAFLADKGWQILLTMGLATTALGVIALVWPSATLRVLGVLFGVYLLATGVFQLAGAFGTHVPRHLRVLHFLIGALSILLGLICFRGAMESILLLALWIGFSWLLRGTMETAAAASARDMPARGWHMAFGIIGALAGIVLIVSPFASIAALTLVVGVMAIVLGLTEVVRAIMIRIEVGRLAPAPAAKRRPLFHRPHRPHPQH; the protein is encoded by the coding sequence ATGACATCCCCTTCCGGGTCTCCAGACCCCGCTCCCCCGAGCAGAATCGAGCCACAGGACACGCCCCTGGCCGAAGGCATGGCCTTCCTGGCGGACAAGGGCTGGCAGATCCTGCTCACCATGGGCCTGGCCACCACCGCCCTGGGCGTCATCGCCCTGGTCTGGCCGAGCGCAACGCTGCGGGTCCTCGGCGTGCTCTTCGGCGTCTATCTGCTGGCGACCGGCGTTTTCCAGCTGGCGGGCGCCTTCGGCACGCACGTGCCCCGGCATCTTCGGGTGTTGCATTTCCTCATAGGCGCGCTCTCCATCCTGCTGGGGTTGATCTGCTTCCGGGGCGCCATGGAGTCGATTCTGCTGCTCGCCCTGTGGATCGGCTTCAGCTGGCTGCTGCGCGGCACCATGGAGACGGCCGCGGCGGCCTCCGCCCGGGACATGCCGGCCCGAGGCTGGCACATGGCCTTCGGGATCATCGGCGCTCTGGCGGGCATCGTGCTGATCGTCTCGCCGTTCGCCTCGATCGCGGCACTCACCCTGGTGGTGGGCGTCATGGCGATCGTCCTGGGGCTGACCGAGGTGGTCCGGGCCATCATGATCCGCATCGAAGTCGGCCGTCTCGCTCCGGCCCCAGCCGCCAAGCGGCGCCCCCTGTTCCACCGTCCGCACCGTCCGCACCCCCAGCACTGA
- a CDS encoding diacylglycerol/lipid kinase family protein, translated as MTENTFRPVAAAQRPYLIVNPRSGGGKASRFRIAEKARALGAQVLLLDPSQPQDLTTVARRAVDDGADLLGVAAGDGTQALVAGVAAKSGLPFVVIPAGTRNHFAMDLGLDRDDPSAALEALTDGVELRVDLGLAGERVFVNNVSFGAYAALVQAPAYRDDKIGTTARILPESLARHKGPELVVHAGLLTVDGPDAVLVSNNPYRADDPAGLGKRAQLDSGLLGVLAARAETPAETAARLRDGQTHGLTNLATSEEVVVDADVPFIPVGLDGEAVNLPTPVRCWISPGMLRVRVPRHRPGAAPAERPPRWGAIRRVASAVGRTVHGRHAG; from the coding sequence ATGACCGAGAACACGTTCCGACCGGTGGCCGCTGCACAGCGGCCGTATCTGATCGTGAATCCCCGCTCGGGAGGAGGGAAGGCAAGCCGGTTCCGCATCGCCGAGAAGGCCCGTGCGTTGGGGGCTCAGGTTCTCCTGCTCGATCCTTCCCAGCCCCAGGACCTCACGACTGTGGCCCGACGCGCGGTGGATGACGGTGCGGATCTGCTGGGGGTGGCCGCCGGAGACGGCACGCAGGCACTTGTCGCCGGGGTGGCTGCGAAGAGCGGTCTTCCCTTCGTGGTCATTCCAGCCGGTACCCGCAACCACTTCGCGATGGACCTCGGCCTGGACCGTGACGACCCTTCGGCCGCGCTGGAGGCCCTCACGGACGGCGTCGAACTGCGCGTGGATCTCGGGCTGGCAGGCGAGCGTGTGTTCGTCAACAACGTGTCCTTCGGTGCATATGCCGCCCTGGTACAGGCCCCGGCCTATCGGGACGACAAGATCGGCACGACGGCGCGGATCCTCCCGGAATCCCTGGCCCGCCACAAGGGCCCGGAGCTGGTGGTACACGCCGGGCTGCTCACTGTTGACGGGCCTGATGCCGTGCTGGTGAGCAACAACCCCTACCGGGCCGATGACCCGGCCGGGCTTGGCAAGCGTGCGCAACTGGACTCCGGGCTCCTGGGGGTACTGGCCGCCAGGGCGGAGACGCCCGCCGAGACCGCCGCCCGGCTGCGAGATGGGCAGACGCACGGCCTCACCAACCTGGCCACCTCTGAAGAGGTCGTCGTCGATGCCGACGTCCCGTTCATCCCCGTCGGGCTGGACGGTGAAGCCGTCAACTTGCCAACTCCCGTGCGGTGCTGGATCAGTCCCGGGATGCTACGGGTACGGGTACCCCGCCATCGGCCGGGCGCCGCGCCCGCCGAACGGCCGCCGCGCTGGGGCGCCATCCGACGGGTGGCCTCGGCTGTCGGGCGAACGGTTCACGGCCGTCACGCCGGCTGA
- a CDS encoding NAD(P)-dependent alcohol dehydrogenase, with amino-acid sequence MRAFQLVGWQQSPELREVPVPEPGPGQVLVKVGGAGACHSDLHMMEALGPPPGFATELPFTLGHENAGWVERLGPGVTGFAPGDPVMVYGPWGCGMCANCREGRENYCQKVSGQGGGLGGGHDGGMAEYLLVPAARFLIPLGTLDPRQAAPLTDAGLTSYHAVKRSLHLLGPGSTAVVIGVGGLGQMAIQMVRALSAATTVVAVDTDAGKLETAKRLGADEALLSDEDAVTRIKDMTEQQGAQLVLDMVGIDPTLRMAAQVARVLGHLTIVGLGGGALPVNFSNPPHECSVASPYWGSLPELMEVITLAQQQKIKMFLEHFPLERANEAYQLLHDGKIQGRAVITPHP; translated from the coding sequence ATGCGGGCTTTTCAACTGGTCGGATGGCAGCAATCGCCCGAGCTGCGCGAGGTGCCGGTGCCCGAGCCGGGGCCTGGGCAGGTTCTGGTGAAGGTCGGGGGTGCCGGTGCGTGCCATTCAGATCTGCACATGATGGAGGCACTCGGACCGCCACCCGGTTTCGCCACGGAACTGCCCTTCACGCTCGGCCATGAGAATGCGGGATGGGTGGAGAGGCTGGGGCCGGGTGTCACCGGGTTCGCGCCTGGAGACCCTGTGATGGTCTACGGTCCCTGGGGCTGTGGGATGTGCGCCAACTGCCGGGAGGGCCGGGAGAATTACTGCCAGAAGGTCAGTGGTCAGGGCGGGGGCCTGGGAGGCGGTCACGACGGCGGAATGGCTGAGTACCTGCTGGTCCCGGCGGCGCGATTCCTGATTCCGCTGGGCACCCTCGACCCCCGCCAGGCCGCCCCGCTCACCGACGCGGGACTGACCAGCTATCACGCCGTCAAGCGATCGCTGCACCTGCTGGGGCCGGGCTCGACCGCGGTGGTCATCGGGGTGGGCGGTCTGGGCCAGATGGCCATCCAGATGGTGCGAGCGCTCAGCGCGGCGACCACCGTCGTCGCCGTGGACACCGATGCCGGCAAGCTGGAAACCGCCAAGCGCCTGGGCGCGGACGAGGCGCTGCTCTCGGACGAGGACGCGGTCACGCGCATCAAGGACATGACGGAGCAGCAGGGCGCTCAGCTCGTGCTCGACATGGTCGGCATAGACCCGACTCTGCGCATGGCTGCTCAGGTGGCAAGGGTGCTCGGACACCTGACCATCGTCGGTCTCGGCGGCGGAGCCCTGCCCGTCAACTTCTCGAACCCGCCGCACGAGTGCTCGGTCGCCTCCCCCTACTGGGGCTCCCTTCCCGAACTCATGGAAGTGATCACCCTCGCCCAGCAGCAAAAGATCAAGATGTTTCTCGAGCACTTCCCCTTGGAACGCGCCAACGAGGCATACCAGCTCCTGCACGACGGCAAGATCCAAGGACGCGCCGTCATCACCCCCCACCCATGA
- a CDS encoding cytochrome P450: MVEETPWQQALRYANRANPYPFYEELRKTPVARQPDGTYVVSTYQEIVALLHDPRVSSDVRKLPAPAPAEGPAEAEPITETVIVEPNIITQDPPEHDRDRRMMTPHFVGPPHSPHLISDLEPEIRRIVDDLLDNMQGKTRIDAVDEFAYPLPVTVICKILGVPLEDEPRFHSWIETALDALDFGPEAASEEIQSRLAGGRQAVKEFGEFAAELLDRYAQQPGPGMLSAMVNEDGPEGRMSKGVLVSNALLLIFAGHETTVNLIAHSVLTLLRHPDALEKLRRRPELIVPGVEELLRFESSVQFWHTRSALEDIDIAGTTIPKGAPIFLAYGSANRDPKRFANPDELDLERRDNQHLGFSQGIHFCFGAPLARLEVQVAVGEFLRRVENPRLVEDPPPYRHNQIFRGPRHVLVDIDGIRD; encoded by the coding sequence GTGGTCGAGGAAACCCCCTGGCAGCAGGCCCTCCGCTACGCCAACCGCGCCAATCCGTACCCGTTCTACGAGGAACTCCGCAAGACACCGGTGGCACGGCAGCCGGACGGCACCTACGTCGTCAGCACCTACCAAGAGATCGTCGCACTGCTGCACGACCCCCGCGTCAGTTCGGATGTCAGGAAACTCCCCGCCCCGGCCCCGGCCGAGGGCCCGGCAGAGGCCGAGCCGATCACGGAGACGGTCATCGTGGAGCCGAACATCATCACCCAGGATCCACCCGAGCACGATCGAGATCGCCGGATGATGACGCCGCATTTCGTCGGCCCACCCCATTCCCCCCACCTGATCTCCGACCTGGAACCCGAGATCCGCCGCATCGTGGACGACCTCCTGGACAACATGCAGGGCAAGACCCGAATCGATGCCGTCGACGAGTTCGCCTACCCCCTGCCGGTGACCGTGATCTGCAAGATCCTGGGGGTGCCACTGGAAGACGAGCCACGCTTCCACAGCTGGATCGAGACGGCCCTGGACGCCTTGGATTTCGGCCCCGAGGCTGCCTCCGAGGAGATCCAGAGCCGACTGGCCGGGGGGCGCCAGGCCGTGAAGGAGTTCGGGGAGTTCGCAGCTGAGCTGCTCGACCGGTACGCCCAGCAGCCCGGCCCGGGCATGCTCTCGGCGATGGTGAACGAGGACGGCCCGGAGGGAAGGATGTCCAAAGGTGTGCTCGTGAGCAATGCCTTGCTCCTGATCTTCGCCGGGCATGAAACCACAGTCAATCTCATCGCCCACAGCGTGCTCACCTTGCTGCGGCACCCCGACGCGCTGGAGAAGCTGCGCCGCCGGCCCGAGCTGATCGTGCCCGGGGTCGAGGAGTTGCTGCGCTTCGAGTCGTCGGTCCAGTTCTGGCATACCCGCTCCGCCCTGGAAGACATCGACATCGCAGGCACCACCATCCCGAAGGGAGCGCCGATCTTCCTGGCATACGGCTCGGCGAACCGCGACCCGAAGCGGTTCGCCAACCCCGACGAGCTTGACCTCGAACGCCGGGACAACCAGCACCTCGGGTTCAGCCAGGGCATCCACTTCTGTTTCGGCGCTCCGCTCGCGCGGCTCGAGGTCCAGGTCGCGGTCGGCGAGTTCCTCCGACGGGTGGAAAACCCCCGGCTCGTAGAGGACCCACCGCCGTACCGCCACAACCAGATTTTCCGCGGACCGCGCCATGTTCTGGTCGACATCGACGGGATCCGCGACTGA
- a CDS encoding NAD(P)/FAD-dependent oxidoreductase — protein MTVPATVAELVRQFRANGRIVIVGASLAGLRAAEALREEGFTGSLTIIGDEPYEPYDRPPLSKQVLKGWVPADHTTLPRLREVNAQWRLGVTATGLDRAAKQVRLADGEQIPYDRLLIATGTRARQWPNPDEAALDGVYTLRSRDDAAQLQKALAAPPSRVMVIGAGFIGSEVASVCRELDLPVTVVERGSAPLVGALGGVIGEIAAEMQRDHGVDLRCGLGVSSLEGDSGGHVRRAHLSDGTIIDADVVVASLGSIRNVEWLEGAGLASGFWGVGCDAGGRAFDINGVVTDSIYVAGDVARSPHVLYEYQFLAMEHWDNAVLGAEAAAHNMVNLEPHYRPHLLLPGFWSGQFGLNIKSVGVPPFGDEIVFTQGSVKERHFAAAYGRRGRIVAAVTFDHGKWLEYYGKLIEQSGPFPPPPPGWDQPPDMKPIPAEFPQPGVPTAIPDVVLTGHDPSERAAEFRPRRR, from the coding sequence ATGACCGTGCCGGCAACGGTCGCAGAGCTGGTGCGCCAGTTCAGAGCCAACGGCCGGATCGTCATCGTCGGTGCCTCCCTGGCCGGACTGCGGGCCGCCGAAGCCCTGCGTGAGGAGGGCTTCACCGGGTCTTTGACCATCATCGGGGACGAACCGTACGAGCCCTACGACCGTCCCCCGCTGTCCAAACAGGTGCTCAAAGGCTGGGTACCGGCCGACCACACCACGCTGCCCCGCCTGCGAGAAGTGAATGCGCAGTGGCGGCTCGGGGTGACCGCCACCGGGTTGGACCGGGCCGCCAAGCAGGTGCGCCTGGCCGACGGCGAGCAGATCCCGTACGACCGCTTGCTGATCGCCACGGGCACCCGGGCGCGACAGTGGCCGAACCCGGACGAGGCGGCCCTGGACGGGGTCTACACGCTGCGCTCGCGTGATGATGCCGCACAGCTGCAAAAGGCGCTGGCCGCACCGCCGTCGCGGGTCATGGTCATCGGCGCCGGGTTCATCGGCTCGGAGGTGGCCTCGGTCTGCCGGGAACTCGATCTCCCGGTGACCGTCGTCGAGCGGGGCTCGGCGCCGCTGGTCGGCGCGCTCGGCGGGGTGATCGGTGAGATCGCCGCGGAGATGCAGCGCGACCACGGCGTGGACCTGCGCTGCGGGTTGGGTGTGTCGTCACTGGAGGGTGACTCCGGCGGACACGTGCGGCGCGCTCATCTCTCGGACGGAACCATCATCGACGCCGACGTGGTGGTGGCCTCGCTGGGGTCGATCCGCAACGTGGAATGGCTGGAGGGCGCCGGGCTGGCGTCCGGTTTCTGGGGCGTCGGTTGCGACGCCGGCGGTCGCGCTTTCGACATCAACGGCGTGGTCACCGACAGCATCTACGTGGCTGGGGACGTGGCGCGCTCGCCCCACGTGCTGTACGAGTACCAGTTCCTCGCGATGGAGCACTGGGACAATGCCGTTCTCGGCGCCGAGGCCGCGGCCCACAACATGGTGAACCTCGAACCCCACTATCGCCCGCATCTGCTGCTGCCCGGCTTCTGGTCCGGCCAGTTCGGCCTCAACATCAAGTCCGTCGGCGTGCCACCTTTCGGCGACGAGATCGTCTTCACGCAAGGGTCCGTCAAAGAGCGCCACTTCGCCGCCGCCTACGGTCGCCGGGGCCGCATCGTCGCCGCCGTCACCTTCGATCACGGCAAGTGGCTGGAGTACTACGGCAAGCTGATCGAGCAATCCGGTCCGTTCCCGCCTCCACCGCCAGGCTGGGACCAGCCCCCCGACATGAAGCCGATCCCGGCCGAGTTCCCGCAACCCGGCGTCCCGACGGCGATCCCCGACGTCGTCCTGACCGGCCACGACCCGAGCGAGCGGGCGGCCGAGTTCCGCCCTCGCCGCCGTTGA
- a CDS encoding ferredoxin, protein MRIAVDLNRCQGYAQCVYLAHKDFRLTGQEALTYEPNPDDERRLQVERAAAACPVQAIVIDRLDGAKGSATS, encoded by the coding sequence ATGCGAATCGCCGTGGACCTGAATCGGTGCCAGGGATACGCACAATGCGTGTATTTGGCGCACAAGGACTTCAGATTGACCGGCCAGGAGGCGCTCACCTACGAGCCGAATCCCGATGACGAGCGGCGCCTGCAGGTTGAGCGAGCCGCTGCGGCGTGTCCGGTGCAGGCGATCGTGATCGACCGCTTGGACGGCGCGAAGGGGAGCGCGACGTCATGA
- a CDS encoding glycoside hydrolase family 15 protein — protein MSGAPAQHKFVRYLPIAEHGLIGNLRTVALVGTDGTIDWYCCPSFDSPSVFAAILDADRGGAFELAATVPAGTKQFYFPDTNVLITRFFAEDGLGEIQDFMPVVDSGAFDRDRLIRRVVCVRGTIPFRARVAPRFGYGAHPHTVRMLDRAALFASEELSLTLAATVPLEYDEKDVWTEFELSQGDTTVFVLEQVSSEAPPRRCPLAEAEREFAATVAFWRGWLNQSRYRGRWREMVHRSALTLKLLTYAPTGAIVAAPTTSLPEQVGGGRNWDYRYVWVRDAAFAVYALLRLGFTEEAEAFMGFLTRYTDRRGNGSSGPLQVMYGIDGRTELPERELSHLEGYRGSAPVRVGNGAATQLQLDIYGALLDSVYLYDKWCRPISSGHWRAVCALVDWVCEYWDQPDEGVWETRGGRKKFLYSHLMCWVAIDRAIRIARHRSLPAELGRWGPVRDAIYWRIMDKGWSPARQAFVQHEDGDVLDAAVLMMPLTKFVSPSDPVWLSTLDTLGDELVSDSLVWRYDPKASPDGLEGEEGTFSICSFWYVEALTRAGRLNEARLAFEKMLTYANHLGLYAEEISHTGEQQGNFPQAFTHLALISAAFNLDRALG, from the coding sequence ATGTCTGGAGCACCGGCACAGCACAAGTTCGTCCGGTATCTGCCGATCGCTGAGCACGGCTTGATCGGGAATCTGCGCACGGTGGCGCTGGTGGGCACCGACGGCACCATCGACTGGTACTGCTGTCCCTCCTTCGACTCCCCGAGTGTTTTCGCGGCGATCCTGGACGCGGACCGGGGCGGGGCATTCGAGCTGGCTGCCACAGTGCCGGCCGGCACGAAACAGTTCTACTTCCCGGATACCAATGTGCTGATCACCCGCTTCTTCGCCGAGGACGGGCTGGGGGAGATCCAGGACTTCATGCCCGTGGTGGACTCCGGCGCATTCGACCGCGACCGGCTGATCCGGCGGGTGGTGTGCGTCCGCGGAACGATCCCGTTCCGGGCTCGGGTGGCCCCCCGGTTCGGCTACGGCGCCCATCCGCACACCGTACGGATGCTGGACCGGGCCGCCCTGTTCGCCTCCGAGGAGCTGTCGCTGACGCTCGCCGCCACGGTGCCGCTGGAGTACGACGAAAAGGACGTGTGGACGGAGTTCGAACTCTCCCAGGGCGACACGACGGTCTTCGTCCTGGAGCAGGTCAGCAGCGAGGCTCCGCCGCGCCGCTGCCCGCTCGCCGAGGCCGAGCGGGAGTTCGCCGCCACGGTCGCTTTCTGGCGGGGCTGGCTGAACCAGTCCCGCTACCGCGGCCGATGGCGGGAGATGGTGCACCGCTCCGCCCTGACCCTCAAGCTGCTCACCTATGCCCCCACCGGCGCGATCGTGGCAGCCCCCACCACCAGCCTGCCCGAGCAGGTCGGCGGCGGCCGCAACTGGGACTACCGCTACGTGTGGGTGCGCGACGCCGCGTTCGCCGTCTACGCCCTGCTCAGGCTCGGCTTCACCGAGGAGGCCGAGGCGTTCATGGGCTTCCTCACCCGGTACACCGACCGGCGCGGCAACGGATCGTCCGGTCCGTTGCAGGTCATGTACGGCATCGACGGACGCACCGAGTTGCCCGAACGCGAGCTGTCCCACCTGGAGGGCTACCGGGGCTCGGCGCCCGTGCGGGTCGGCAACGGCGCGGCCACCCAGCTGCAGCTCGACATCTACGGCGCCCTGCTCGACTCCGTCTATCTGTACGACAAGTGGTGCCGGCCCATCTCCAGCGGCCACTGGCGCGCGGTGTGCGCACTGGTGGACTGGGTCTGTGAGTACTGGGACCAGCCGGACGAGGGTGTGTGGGAGACCCGTGGCGGGCGCAAGAAGTTCCTCTACTCCCACCTGATGTGCTGGGTGGCCATCGATCGGGCCATCCGCATCGCCCGGCACCGCAGCCTCCCCGCCGAGCTCGGCCGCTGGGGGCCGGTCCGGGACGCGATCTACTGGCGGATCATGGACAAGGGCTGGTCGCCCGCCCGGCAGGCGTTCGTCCAGCACGAGGACGGTGACGTGCTGGACGCCGCGGTGTTGATGATGCCGCTGACCAAGTTCGTCTCTCCCAGCGACCCCGTATGGCTGTCGACCCTCGATACCCTTGGTGACGAGCTGGTCTCCGACTCCCTGGTCTGGCGCTACGACCCCAAGGCCAGTCCGGACGGTCTGGAAGGCGAGGAGGGTACCTTCTCCATCTGTTCCTTCTGGTACGTCGAGGCCCTCACGCGCGCCGGGCGCCTGAACGAAGCCCGCCTGGCCTTCGAGAAGATGCTCACCTACGCCAACCACCTCGGCCTGTACGCGGAAGAGATCAGCCACACCGGAGAGCAACAGGGCAACTTTCCCCAGGCTTTCACCCACCTCGCCCTGATCAGCGCCGCCTTCAATCTCGACCGTGCCCTAGGGTGA
- a CDS encoding LysR family transcriptional regulator, with amino-acid sequence MDLDLRKLRYFAAVAEHRHFGRAAEQLHIAQPVLSRQVKSLEQELRCALLVRTTRSVELTAAGKQLYEEAQQILPSIAAAVRRVHDVDQGLQRLVVAFSPGLPVSEAIRAFTSRHADVEIDVVPARWWEQDQPLRDGRAQVGYLRRPFDESGLRIIPIGHDPRVACMPVAHPLACRQELTSADLDGERMLDVPNRRTSSLEEKFELIASGHGIALIPLSVARSYSRPDLANIPVTDAPEIQTCLAVAADRREKLLRDFLEIATATLRHA; translated from the coding sequence ATGGATCTCGATCTGCGCAAGCTCCGCTACTTCGCCGCGGTGGCCGAGCACCGGCACTTCGGCCGGGCGGCGGAACAGCTCCACATCGCCCAGCCGGTACTCAGCCGCCAAGTCAAGTCCTTAGAGCAGGAGTTGAGGTGCGCACTGCTCGTGCGCACCACCCGCAGTGTGGAGCTGACCGCCGCCGGCAAACAGCTCTATGAGGAGGCGCAGCAGATCCTCCCGTCGATCGCCGCGGCGGTCCGGCGCGTCCACGACGTCGATCAGGGCCTCCAACGGCTCGTGGTCGCCTTCTCCCCGGGGCTGCCTGTGTCGGAAGCGATCCGGGCGTTCACGTCGCGCCACGCGGACGTCGAGATCGACGTCGTCCCGGCACGCTGGTGGGAGCAGGACCAGCCGCTACGGGACGGTCGCGCCCAAGTCGGTTACCTGCGAAGGCCGTTCGATGAGTCGGGCCTGCGCATCATTCCCATCGGCCACGACCCCAGGGTTGCCTGCATGCCCGTGGCGCACCCCCTGGCGTGTCGTCAGGAGCTCACCTCCGCAGACCTCGACGGCGAGCGGATGCTCGACGTGCCAAATCGGCGGACGTCGTCGCTTGAAGAGAAGTTCGAGCTCATCGCCTCCGGCCACGGCATTGCGCTCATCCCGCTGAGCGTCGCGCGGTCCTACTCCCGCCCCGACCTCGCCAACATCCCCGTCACAGACGCCCCGGAGATCCAGACCTGCCTGGCCGTTGCCGCGGACCGGCGCGAAAAGCTACTGCGCGACTTCCTGGAGATCGCCACCGCGACACTGCGGCACGCATGA